From the Rhodococcus sp. NBC_00297 genome, one window contains:
- a CDS encoding EAL domain-containing protein produces MTDFDGDGSRSGRAQQRPVTADDICDLVRRGGPTMVFQPIVDAADLNVVGYEALSRFPTGTACPAEWFDSAAQSGLSGALEGAAVLSALNEAASFPPGMFLAVNLSPAALTDDPLLAEPLRHAARHRRIILEVSERTHIHEIDTVLTRVNDLRGAGVVIALDDVGAGQSGLRQVITVRPEMIKIDAFVTHDIDTDPLRAAIAAGTVTLAEQFGMTVVFEGVESDAELRTVRRLGAHLLQGYHLGRPAPAAHGTTPL; encoded by the coding sequence GTGACTGATTTCGACGGGGACGGAAGCCGCTCCGGCCGCGCCCAGCAGCGGCCGGTCACCGCTGATGACATCTGCGACCTTGTACGTCGCGGCGGACCCACCATGGTGTTCCAACCCATCGTCGACGCCGCAGACCTGAACGTCGTCGGCTACGAAGCGCTCTCGCGGTTCCCCACGGGAACCGCGTGCCCCGCGGAGTGGTTCGACAGCGCAGCGCAGAGCGGACTGTCCGGGGCACTCGAAGGCGCCGCGGTGCTCTCCGCTCTGAACGAAGCGGCATCGTTCCCGCCGGGAATGTTCCTCGCGGTGAACCTCTCCCCCGCCGCGCTCACCGACGACCCTCTGCTCGCCGAGCCGCTGCGCCACGCCGCCCGACATCGCCGCATCATCCTCGAGGTCTCCGAACGCACCCACATCCACGAGATCGACACCGTCCTCACACGGGTCAACGACCTACGCGGCGCCGGTGTGGTCATCGCCCTCGACGACGTCGGCGCCGGGCAGTCCGGGCTCCGGCAGGTGATCACCGTCCGACCCGAGATGATCAAGATCGACGCGTTCGTCACCCACGACATCGACACCGATCCTTTGCGTGCAGCCATCGCTGCCGGCACCGTGACCCTTGCCGAGCAATTCGGCATGACCGTGGTGTTCGAGGGCGTCGAGTCCGATGCCGAACTGCGCACCGTCCGCCGTCTCGGCGCCCATCTCCTGCAGGGGTATCACCTCGGGCGTCCCGCCCCCGCCGCTCACGGAACCACCCCCCTGTAG
- a CDS encoding GNAT family N-acetyltransferase yields MLHRGRSTDWLRAASPDFDTHVAERVGVRDRWGVPSQGWWYTSGEFYLGSLVLRHRLTDDEGGGHIGCHVVYPWQRRGHATRMLRAALGRCSRMGITRALLTVAPDNVASLKVVERNGGVPDGVNHEGEARFWIDTWVSLKPCSPEDPGP; encoded by the coding sequence ATGCTGCATCGTGGGCGGAGCACGGACTGGTTGCGGGCGGCGAGCCCCGACTTCGATACGCACGTGGCCGAGCGGGTAGGAGTGCGCGATCGATGGGGTGTCCCTTCCCAGGGGTGGTGGTACACATCGGGTGAGTTCTACCTCGGCTCGCTCGTGCTGCGACACCGTCTGACCGACGACGAGGGTGGCGGCCACATCGGCTGTCACGTCGTGTATCCGTGGCAGCGGCGTGGGCACGCCACACGCATGCTGCGAGCCGCACTGGGTCGATGCTCCCGAATGGGCATCACCCGCGCATTGCTGACCGTGGCTCCCGACAATGTTGCCTCGCTGAAGGTCGTAGAACGCAACGGCGGTGTACCCGACGGGGTGAACCATGAAGGCGAGGCGCGGTTCTGGATCGACACCTGGGTGTCCCTGAAGCCCTGTAGTCCTGAAGACCCGGGACCCTGA
- a CDS encoding SDR family oxidoreductase — MTTTAPVLVVGATGNLGGQVVDALLDIGKPVRALVRPTTDAGTLESLGVEIARGDMLDVDSLVTAMTGADAVITTAAGYTRGGKNADDIDTIGNANLAEAAHRSGIRKFVLTSILTSDRTPDVPHFWHKKLAEDRLESLGVPFVALRPGAFLDQIATMGGDPISKGRFLWVGNANTPLTFVLIADLARYLAAAVDADTEVGERIDVGWDRPVGAREAARLLSDAIGQDISVRAIPAPLVRAAGTVTSRFVPIIKDMAAMFSWFDAGNYVADITRQTELFGPAPTAEDATLRLGHRLTSSSGR; from the coding sequence ATGACCACCACCGCACCTGTCCTCGTCGTCGGCGCGACCGGAAACCTCGGCGGACAGGTCGTCGATGCGCTGCTCGACATCGGCAAACCCGTTCGCGCATTGGTCCGACCCACCACCGATGCCGGCACGCTCGAAAGTCTCGGCGTGGAGATCGCCCGCGGCGACATGCTCGACGTCGACTCCCTGGTGACGGCGATGACCGGCGCCGACGCCGTCATCACCACTGCAGCCGGCTACACCCGAGGCGGTAAGAACGCTGACGACATCGACACGATCGGCAACGCCAATCTGGCCGAGGCCGCGCACCGCAGCGGCATCCGAAAGTTCGTCCTGACCAGCATTCTCACCAGCGACCGCACTCCCGACGTGCCGCACTTCTGGCACAAGAAGTTGGCGGAGGACCGTCTGGAAAGTCTGGGGGTGCCGTTCGTCGCGCTGCGCCCTGGTGCATTCCTCGATCAGATCGCCACCATGGGTGGTGACCCGATCAGCAAGGGCCGCTTTCTGTGGGTCGGCAACGCAAACACTCCACTGACATTCGTGTTGATCGCGGACCTCGCCCGCTACCTTGCGGCAGCAGTCGACGCGGACACCGAGGTCGGCGAACGCATCGACGTCGGATGGGACCGGCCCGTCGGTGCCCGAGAAGCCGCGCGCCTCCTGAGTGACGCCATCGGACAGGACATCTCGGTACGAGCGATCCCGGCACCGCTGGTCCGCGCGGCCGGCACGGTCACCAGCCGCTTCGTCCCGATCATCAAGGACATGGCCGCGATGTTCAGCTGGTTCGACGCCGGCAACTACGTCGCCGACATCACCCGCCAGACCGAACTGTTCGGACCCGCCCCGACCGCCGAGGACGCCACCCTGCGACTCGGTCACAGGCTTACGTCGAGCTCGGGGCGCTGA
- a CDS encoding MarR family winged helix-turn-helix transcriptional regulator yields MPESASPFPASFNGGQVSYTIFELARAHRGYASTLLRGLELHPGQELILMHLHHRDGQTQSELVASVGVDHSTMSKALRRMQDTGLIVREPAEHDRRVSVAHLTSKGEAMREPIAAMWRELESVTTRDLTTQQAASLLTAAHTIIDSIRGRTTPDGPDERGTP; encoded by the coding sequence ATGCCCGAATCCGCATCACCGTTTCCCGCATCCTTCAACGGCGGACAGGTGAGTTACACGATCTTCGAACTCGCGCGCGCCCACCGCGGTTACGCCTCGACTCTGCTGCGCGGCCTCGAGCTCCACCCGGGCCAGGAATTGATACTCATGCACCTGCATCACCGCGACGGGCAGACGCAGTCCGAACTCGTCGCCAGTGTGGGCGTCGACCACTCCACGATGTCGAAAGCATTGCGGCGCATGCAGGACACCGGCCTCATCGTTCGAGAACCGGCCGAACACGACCGGCGAGTCTCGGTCGCACACCTGACTTCCAAGGGTGAGGCGATGCGAGAACCCATCGCCGCCATGTGGCGCGAGCTCGAATCCGTCACCACACGCGACCTCACCACCCAGCAGGCTGCGTCACTCCTGACCGCGGCCCACACCATCATCGACTCCATCCGAGGCCGGACGACACCGGACGGCCCGGACGAAAGAGGCACACCATGA
- a CDS encoding NADP-dependent oxidoreductase, whose translation MKAIRFDQFGSTSELHLVDVDPPQPGPGQVRVRVRVAGVNALDGKIRSGAMNAVFPTQLPAVPGAEVAGVVDAVGDETHGVSVGDEVFGWSDTGSYAEYALATTVAIKPTGLGWDDAVALPVAGATAQRVLDQLTVVDGDTVLLHGAAGAVGTIAVQLAVARGARVIATAGPGNHDYLSSLGATPTTYGEGLVERVRALAPEGVDAIFDIAGKGALEDSITLRGGTDRITTIADFRAHQLGVAFSATPAERSTGLLDELAHAVAAGTVATTVTTFPLAHAAAAQDLSDSGHVRGKIVLSVD comes from the coding sequence ATGAAAGCCATTCGTTTCGACCAGTTCGGCTCGACGTCGGAACTGCACCTCGTCGACGTCGACCCACCGCAGCCCGGGCCCGGCCAGGTCCGCGTCCGTGTCCGCGTCGCGGGGGTCAACGCGCTGGACGGAAAAATTCGTTCGGGTGCAATGAACGCGGTCTTCCCCACCCAGCTACCGGCCGTTCCCGGCGCCGAGGTGGCGGGTGTCGTCGACGCCGTCGGCGACGAGACCCACGGCGTCTCGGTGGGCGACGAGGTATTCGGCTGGTCCGACACCGGGAGCTACGCCGAGTACGCCCTCGCCACGACCGTCGCGATCAAACCGACTGGGCTCGGCTGGGATGACGCCGTTGCCCTGCCTGTAGCCGGCGCTACCGCACAGCGAGTGCTCGATCAGCTCACCGTCGTCGACGGCGACACCGTGCTGCTGCACGGCGCGGCCGGAGCTGTGGGAACCATCGCCGTGCAGCTCGCCGTTGCGCGCGGTGCGCGTGTCATCGCCACCGCGGGACCAGGGAATCATGACTACCTGTCCTCCCTCGGCGCGACACCCACCACGTACGGGGAGGGGCTCGTCGAGAGAGTCCGCGCACTCGCTCCCGAGGGTGTCGATGCGATCTTCGACATCGCCGGGAAAGGCGCGCTCGAGGACTCGATCACCCTGCGCGGAGGAACGGACCGCATCACCACCATTGCGGACTTCCGTGCCCACCAACTGGGGGTCGCCTTCTCCGCCACTCCCGCCGAACGGTCGACCGGCCTGCTCGATGAGTTGGCGCACGCCGTGGCCGCCGGAACAGTGGCCACGACCGTCACGACGTTTCCTCTTGCACACGCGGCCGCAGCCCAGGATCTCAGCGACTCCGGTCATGTGCGCGGCAAGATCGTCCTGTCCGTCGATTGA
- a CDS encoding alpha/beta hydrolase, whose protein sequence is MRVTKDMIDPSLRLPGRIVDRLMGGTQTVISLRKGDPTALKLLKYLPARGIRRYEVTATRPDGTDLRLIVMAPLTPVPDAPALLWIHGGGYAFGSPDGEAVSVRPMIDATGAVVVSPDYRRSSQAPYPAALDDCYTALVWLRDNAVRLGAADDRIVVGGVSAGGGLTAALSLLARDRGEVNIAFQCPIYPMIDDRPTPSSTDNTAPVWNSVTNCNAWRLYLGELEGGDVPAYAAPARATDLSGLPPTITFVGSIEAFHDETSAYVDALNAAGVPTEFRVVPGAWHGFDAAAPWTRPAKEAKAWFLDRFVEYTARYRAPQPGSAV, encoded by the coding sequence GTGCGTGTGACCAAAGACATGATCGATCCATCGTTGCGCCTGCCGGGCCGGATCGTCGACCGACTCATGGGGGGCACCCAGACAGTGATTAGTCTGCGCAAGGGCGACCCCACCGCGTTGAAACTGCTGAAGTACCTTCCTGCCAGGGGGATTCGTCGCTACGAGGTCACCGCGACTCGTCCGGACGGAACCGATCTGCGGCTGATCGTGATGGCGCCGCTCACGCCGGTCCCCGATGCTCCGGCGCTGCTCTGGATTCACGGCGGCGGCTACGCGTTCGGTTCGCCCGACGGTGAGGCCGTCTCGGTGCGTCCCATGATCGACGCCACCGGCGCCGTGGTGGTCAGCCCGGACTACCGGCGCAGCTCACAGGCGCCGTATCCGGCCGCGCTCGACGACTGCTACACCGCGCTGGTGTGGTTGCGCGACAACGCCGTACGACTCGGTGCCGCCGACGACCGCATCGTCGTAGGTGGTGTCAGCGCGGGTGGCGGCCTCACCGCTGCGCTGTCCCTGCTCGCTCGCGACCGCGGCGAGGTGAACATCGCCTTCCAGTGCCCGATCTACCCCATGATCGACGACCGACCGACCCCGTCGTCGACCGACAACACCGCCCCGGTGTGGAACAGCGTGACCAACTGCAACGCGTGGCGTCTTTACCTCGGTGAACTCGAGGGGGGCGACGTGCCGGCGTACGCGGCACCCGCACGAGCGACCGACCTGTCGGGTCTCCCGCCGACGATCACGTTCGTCGGGAGTATCGAGGCCTTCCACGACGAGACGAGCGCCTACGTCGACGCGCTGAACGCGGCGGGGGTTCCCACCGAGTTCCGTGTCGTCCCCGGTGCATGGCACGGGTTCGACGCGGCCGCACCGTGGACCCGCCCGGCGAAGGAGGCCAAGGCGTGGTTCCTGGATCGGTTCGTCGAGTACACGGCGCGTTACCGCGCACCGCAACCCGGTTCCGCTGTCTGA
- a CDS encoding MmcQ/YjbR family DNA-binding protein — protein sequence MTLSGAQVQQIARDTAATLDDVSRGHPFTPHLDVWKVGDKVFLIVTDGDPNLQIITVKVDPHHAVALRHDHDSITAGRYLDKRHWTSVGPGRGVTKRLVEDLVYGSHELAAGHRSGSA from the coding sequence GTGACACTGTCAGGTGCGCAGGTGCAGCAGATTGCCCGCGACACCGCGGCGACACTCGACGATGTCAGCCGCGGACATCCGTTCACTCCGCATCTGGATGTCTGGAAGGTGGGCGACAAGGTGTTCCTCATCGTGACCGACGGCGACCCGAATCTGCAGATCATCACCGTGAAGGTGGACCCGCATCACGCTGTCGCACTGCGACATGACCACGACTCGATCACGGCCGGGCGCTATCTCGACAAGCGGCACTGGACCTCGGTCGGTCCAGGCCGGGGCGTGACGAAGCGGCTCGTCGAGGATCTGGTGTACGGCTCTCACGAGCTTGCAGCCGGCCACCGGTCGGGGTCTGCATGA
- a CDS encoding replication-associated recombination protein A — MTDTPSLFAVDEVSRPLADRLRPPSLTEVVGQSHVLADDGPIGRMVATRRLASMVLWGPPGCGKTTVARLLAEQTGLAFEPLSATFSGVADLRKVFGAAKKRREVGQGTLLFVDEIHRFNRAQQDSFLPCVEDGTVVLVGATTENPSFELNGALLSRCQVFVLKRLDDLALELLIGRAEDLLGQPLPLDDDARHALIAMADGDGRYLLNIVEQVNPLPGPVDTAGLAAAVQKRAPLYDKSQEGHYNLISALHKAMRGSDPNAALYWLARMLDGGEDPLFIARRITRFASEDVGLADPSALQHTLAAWDAYERLGSPEGELALAQAVVYLATAPKSIAVYRGLNRATREARATGSLMPPAHILNAPTKLMKELGYGDGYRYDPDTADGFSGQNYFPDGVERTIFYEPTGNGYEHAVAERLQHWQRLRQASHPRPDAGTAPPPTTATE; from the coding sequence ATGACTGATACACCGTCCCTGTTCGCGGTGGACGAGGTGTCCCGGCCGCTGGCGGACCGGCTGCGTCCACCTTCGCTGACCGAGGTCGTCGGGCAGAGCCACGTACTTGCAGACGATGGTCCGATCGGCCGCATGGTCGCGACACGACGACTCGCGTCCATGGTGCTGTGGGGCCCTCCTGGATGCGGGAAGACCACTGTCGCAAGGCTTCTCGCCGAGCAGACCGGTCTCGCGTTCGAACCGCTGTCGGCAACGTTCTCCGGTGTCGCGGACCTCCGCAAGGTGTTCGGAGCGGCGAAGAAACGCCGCGAGGTCGGGCAGGGCACACTCCTGTTCGTCGACGAGATCCACCGGTTCAACCGTGCCCAACAGGACTCGTTCCTTCCCTGCGTGGAAGACGGCACCGTGGTCCTCGTCGGAGCCACCACCGAGAACCCCAGCTTCGAACTGAACGGCGCGCTGCTGTCACGCTGCCAGGTGTTCGTTCTGAAGCGTCTCGACGATCTCGCGCTCGAGCTACTCATCGGCCGGGCAGAAGATCTGCTCGGCCAACCGCTGCCACTCGACGACGATGCCCGCCACGCGCTGATCGCCATGGCGGACGGCGATGGTCGCTACCTGCTGAACATCGTCGAGCAAGTGAATCCGCTCCCCGGCCCCGTCGACACAGCAGGGCTCGCTGCGGCCGTGCAGAAACGGGCTCCGCTCTACGACAAATCGCAGGAGGGGCATTACAACCTCATTTCCGCACTTCACAAAGCGATGCGCGGATCGGATCCGAATGCGGCACTGTATTGGCTGGCAAGGATGTTGGACGGTGGCGAGGACCCGCTCTTCATTGCTCGCAGGATCACCAGGTTCGCGAGTGAGGACGTCGGGCTCGCCGACCCGAGCGCCCTCCAGCACACCCTCGCCGCATGGGACGCGTACGAGCGATTGGGGTCACCAGAAGGAGAACTGGCACTCGCCCAAGCCGTGGTCTATCTCGCCACAGCGCCCAAGTCGATCGCCGTCTACCGTGGCCTGAACCGGGCCACGCGTGAAGCGAGAGCGACGGGGTCGCTGATGCCGCCCGCACACATCCTCAATGCCCCCACCAAGCTCATGAAGGAGCTCGGCTACGGCGACGGCTATCGATACGACCCCGACACCGCGGACGGATTCTCCGGACAGAACTACTTCCCCGACGGCGTCGAACGAACGATCTTCTACGAACCCACAGGCAACGGCTACGAGCACGCCGTCGCTGAACGACTGCAGCACTGGCAGCGCCTTCGGCAAGCGTCCCATCCACGCCCTGATGCCGGGACAGCCCCACCACCGACGACTGCCACCGAGTGA
- a CDS encoding sugar phosphate isomerase/epimerase family protein codes for MKIALDPTPFHHSHSLLELPAVVADLGYEWLQLTPHVDMIPFFNHPKADDGLVAKFRKACSDAGVGIASVLPVLRWSGPDEDAREAAVRYWKRAIQITVDLGVSTMNTEFSGRPEKPEESERAFYRSMEELVPIIEREGLDVLIDPHPDDFVEDGLAAIRTIRGINSPNIGMVIVACHQFHMGGDLPAIMAAAGDMVRLVHVADTMDHHRSHGLRYITNPPGNAVRVHQHLKIGDGDVDWDQFFGGLGELGFYDNDTVMVSSVFAENENAHDVSRYQLETMTRYVEKHS; via the coding sequence ATGAAGATCGCACTCGATCCGACGCCGTTCCATCACTCGCATTCGCTGCTCGAGCTGCCCGCCGTGGTCGCCGATCTGGGGTACGAGTGGTTGCAGCTGACGCCGCACGTGGACATGATCCCGTTCTTCAACCATCCCAAGGCCGATGACGGGTTGGTCGCGAAGTTCCGCAAGGCGTGCTCGGACGCCGGCGTCGGGATCGCGTCGGTGTTGCCGGTGCTGCGCTGGTCCGGTCCCGACGAGGACGCCCGCGAGGCGGCCGTGCGGTACTGGAAGCGGGCCATCCAGATCACCGTCGACCTCGGGGTGTCGACGATGAACACCGAGTTCTCCGGTCGACCGGAGAAGCCGGAGGAGTCCGAGCGGGCGTTCTACCGGTCGATGGAGGAACTGGTCCCCATCATCGAGCGCGAGGGTCTCGACGTCCTGATCGATCCGCATCCGGACGATTTCGTCGAGGACGGGCTCGCCGCGATCCGCACCATCCGCGGGATCAACTCCCCGAACATCGGCATGGTGATCGTGGCGTGCCACCAGTTCCACATGGGCGGTGACCTGCCGGCGATCATGGCCGCCGCCGGGGACATGGTGCGTCTGGTGCACGTGGCGGACACGATGGATCATCACCGCTCGCACGGGTTGCGGTACATCACCAACCCACCCGGCAACGCGGTGCGGGTGCACCAGCATCTGAAGATCGGCGACGGCGACGTCGACTGGGACCAGTTCTTCGGCGGTCTCGGTGAACTCGGGTTCTACGACAACGACACCGTCATGGTGTCGAGTGTGTTCGCCGAGAACGAGAACGCCCACGACGTCTCCCGCTACCAGCTCGAGACGATGACCCGATACGTCGAGAAGCACTCCTGA
- a CDS encoding GntR family transcriptional regulator, with translation MPHHRIELDTSSPVPIYHQMVQQVRQLIDSGALGDGDTLESARSLSRRLRVSRDTVIHAQRVLVRDGYAQRVESGGLIARTPPPATRSLAS, from the coding sequence ATGCCGCATCACCGCATCGAACTCGACACCTCGAGCCCTGTTCCGATCTATCACCAGATGGTGCAACAGGTTCGGCAGTTGATCGACTCCGGAGCACTCGGCGACGGCGACACGTTGGAGAGTGCACGCTCCTTGTCGCGGAGATTGCGAGTCTCCCGCGACACCGTCATCCACGCTCAGCGCGTGCTCGTCCGCGACGGTTACGCACAGCGAGTCGAATCCGGGGGCCTCATCGCCAGAACCCCTCCGCCCGCCACCCGGTCGCTGGCCTCGTGA
- a CDS encoding substrate-binding domain-containing protein has translation MALAAATTLTACSSSGGAPDQADGGANAGVADTPRATIAMITHAPPGDTFWDLIRRGAEAAAAKDNIDLQYNGEVEAPNQANLVQNALDSGVDAMAVTLAKPDAMQPNVEAAVAAGVPVVAFNSGYDNWKDMGVQGYFGQDERTSGIAAGERLKADGATSAVCVIQEQGAVSLEARCAGVAEGFGGKIENLNVNGQDLPSVQATIQAKLQQDPTIDAVLTLGAPIALAAVESRSAAGSDAEIATFDTNGALVDAVKSGDVAWAIDQQPYLQGYLAVDSLWLYLNNKNTLGGGQAVLTGPSFIDATNIDAIADLAAGGTR, from the coding sequence ATGGCACTCGCTGCCGCCACCACACTCACCGCGTGCAGTAGCTCCGGTGGCGCTCCCGACCAGGCCGACGGAGGTGCGAACGCCGGCGTTGCCGACACTCCGCGTGCCACGATCGCCATGATCACTCACGCCCCTCCCGGTGACACGTTCTGGGATCTGATCCGGCGCGGCGCGGAAGCGGCGGCCGCCAAAGACAACATCGACCTGCAGTACAACGGCGAGGTCGAGGCGCCGAATCAGGCGAACCTCGTGCAGAATGCGCTGGACTCCGGCGTCGACGCCATGGCGGTCACGTTGGCCAAACCCGATGCGATGCAACCGAACGTCGAAGCCGCCGTCGCTGCCGGCGTTCCCGTCGTCGCCTTCAATTCCGGTTACGACAACTGGAAGGACATGGGGGTTCAGGGGTACTTCGGTCAGGACGAGCGCACGTCGGGGATCGCCGCCGGTGAGCGCTTGAAGGCAGACGGTGCGACCAGCGCCGTTTGCGTGATTCAGGAGCAGGGAGCGGTGTCGCTCGAAGCGCGGTGCGCCGGTGTCGCGGAGGGCTTCGGCGGGAAGATCGAGAACCTCAACGTCAACGGCCAGGATCTGCCGTCCGTACAGGCCACCATCCAGGCGAAGTTGCAGCAGGATCCGACCATCGATGCAGTCCTGACGCTGGGCGCGCCCATCGCGCTCGCCGCCGTCGAATCACGCAGCGCCGCAGGTAGTGACGCCGAGATCGCGACGTTCGACACCAACGGTGCGCTCGTCGACGCCGTGAAGTCCGGGGACGTGGCTTGGGCCATCGACCAGCAGCCCTACCTGCAGGGATACCTGGCGGTCGACTCGCTCTGGCTCTACCTGAACAACAAGAACACCCTCGGCGGCGGGCAGGCCGTGCTGACGGGACCGTCCTTCATCGACGCCACCAACATCGACGCCATCGCCGACCTCGCCGCCGGCGGCACTCGCTAG
- a CDS encoding LacI family DNA-binding transcriptional regulator produces MQDVADRAGVSKALVSMIFRGVQGPSAATRERVMEVAAELDYRPNRSAALLALRRTHLLGVMTNIRNTFHAEMVEHLVEHASERGYEVVLGALTPTHGEEAVMNTLLDFRCEAVVLLGPEVESELLSLWNARVPIVSVGRRLARPDVDVVRAGDLRGMSSVVDHLVGLGHQRITHLTGGSNPIAVDRRSGYVRAMHRHGLDAHVDIIEGDFTEASGVAAAAAVMRRATRPTAVVASNDRSAVGLLDALQRSGVTVPEQMSVTGYDDSVLAQLAHVDLTSVSQEAREQAVSAVDAAVDRLDNGRTEPRSVVLRPRLVVRSTSGPVPS; encoded by the coding sequence ATGCAGGACGTCGCCGATCGAGCAGGGGTGTCGAAAGCGCTCGTGAGCATGATCTTTCGTGGCGTTCAGGGGCCCAGCGCGGCGACGCGTGAGCGGGTCATGGAGGTCGCGGCGGAGCTCGACTACCGGCCGAACCGCAGTGCGGCACTGCTCGCCCTGCGTCGCACGCACCTACTCGGCGTGATGACGAACATTCGCAACACCTTTCACGCGGAGATGGTCGAGCACCTCGTCGAGCACGCGTCGGAACGCGGATACGAGGTGGTCCTCGGCGCACTCACTCCGACGCACGGGGAAGAGGCGGTGATGAACACCCTGCTCGACTTCCGTTGCGAGGCAGTCGTACTTCTCGGTCCCGAGGTGGAGTCCGAGCTGTTGAGTCTGTGGAACGCCCGCGTGCCCATCGTGTCGGTGGGTCGGCGCCTGGCACGGCCCGACGTGGACGTGGTCCGCGCCGGTGATCTCCGCGGGATGAGCTCGGTGGTCGACCATCTCGTGGGGCTCGGCCATCAGCGCATCACTCATCTGACGGGCGGGTCGAACCCGATCGCGGTGGACCGGCGATCCGGCTACGTGCGAGCGATGCACCGCCACGGCCTCGACGCCCACGTGGACATCATCGAGGGTGACTTCACCGAGGCTTCGGGCGTGGCTGCTGCCGCGGCCGTCATGCGGCGAGCCACGCGCCCCACGGCCGTCGTCGCGTCGAACGACCGCAGTGCAGTGGGTCTACTCGATGCACTGCAACGGTCAGGAGTCACTGTGCCCGAACAGATGTCGGTCACCGGATACGACGACAGCGTGCTGGCCCAGCTCGCGCACGTGGATCTCACATCGGTGAGCCAGGAGGCACGCGAGCAGGCCGTCAGTGCCGTCGACGCCGCGGTGGATCGACTCGACAACGGACGGACCGAACCACGGTCCGTCGTGCTGCGACCACGTCTGGTCGTGCGTTCGACGTCGGGTCCCGTCCCGTCCTGA
- a CDS encoding Gfo/Idh/MocA family protein yields MTHDSIGVAVIGGGMAGRAHAAGYRMASTLFGTDRPDVRLVAVADTNAAVADDTAKRYGYERTEYDWQSIAVADDIDVVSVVVANHLHREIVEGLLASGKNVLCEKPLAGSITDAEAMVAAASMSSGIATVGYTYRRSPAVQAIADELAAGRLGDIVHFDGRYRADYSLDPTGPMTWRYRGGPGTGALADVGSHLIDLAEYVAGPITEVRGAQFATVIGERPVPVGVTYGHTKAETTGDMAPVENEDVATFTAAFAGGFVGTFSASRVSHANPDGLSFDVFGTKGSASWALERAAEFHISTTDIDDAVNGRRQVIVGPQHPYIRGGLPMDAGGVGHGKAEFFAYQARAFLDQVSGIDGLPPLPDFTHGLRGMQLVAAIAESAANNGTAVTI; encoded by the coding sequence ATGACCCACGACTCGATCGGCGTCGCCGTCATCGGCGGCGGTATGGCCGGCCGCGCCCATGCTGCCGGATACCGCATGGCCTCCACTCTCTTCGGCACCGACCGGCCCGACGTCCGCCTCGTCGCCGTCGCCGACACGAATGCCGCAGTAGCCGACGACACTGCGAAGCGTTACGGGTACGAGCGCACCGAGTACGACTGGCAGTCGATCGCCGTCGCCGACGACATCGACGTGGTCAGTGTCGTCGTCGCGAACCACCTGCACCGCGAGATCGTCGAAGGTCTGCTCGCCTCCGGCAAGAACGTTCTCTGCGAGAAGCCGCTCGCCGGGTCGATCACCGATGCGGAGGCAATGGTCGCCGCCGCGTCGATGTCGTCCGGTATCGCCACCGTGGGATACACCTACCGCCGCTCCCCTGCCGTCCAAGCCATCGCCGACGAGCTCGCAGCCGGCCGCCTCGGCGACATCGTCCACTTCGACGGCCGGTACCGCGCCGACTACTCCCTCGACCCCACCGGTCCCATGACCTGGCGCTACCGCGGCGGCCCCGGCACCGGTGCGCTCGCCGACGTGGGCAGCCACCTCATCGACCTCGCCGAGTACGTCGCCGGGCCCATCACCGAGGTGCGAGGCGCCCAGTTCGCCACCGTGATCGGCGAGCGGCCCGTTCCCGTCGGCGTCACCTACGGACACACCAAGGCCGAGACCACCGGCGACATGGCCCCCGTCGAGAACGAGGACGTCGCCACCTTCACCGCGGCGTTCGCGGGCGGATTCGTCGGCACGTTCTCCGCCTCGCGTGTCTCCCATGCGAACCCGGACGGACTGTCCTTCGATGTCTTCGGCACGAAGGGATCGGCCTCCTGGGCGCTCGAGCGCGCTGCCGAATTCCACATCTCGACCACCGACATCGACGACGCCGTCAACGGCCGTCGCCAGGTGATCGTCGGACCCCAGCACCCCTACATCCGGGGCGGACTACCGATGGACGCCGGCGGCGTCGGCCACGGCAAGGCCGAGTTCTTCGCCTACCAGGCACGCGCCTTCCTCGACCAGGTCTCGGGAATCGACGGCCTGCCGCCTCTCCCCGACTTCACCCACGGGTTGCGCGGTATGCAACTCGTCGCCGCGATCGCCGAATCCGCAGCGAACAACGGCACCGCCGTCACGATCTGA